The following is a genomic window from Onychomys torridus chromosome 13, mOncTor1.1, whole genome shotgun sequence.
agCATGAATTTTTGTAGACAGAGGAACGTTTACTTTAGGATGTGAATTTTGGTGCTTCTGGAACCAACAAGACTATAATTTTTGATACTGCGTCCTCTGAGAAGACTATTGGCATAAATAACCAAAAATGTAGAAATATGCCATGCTGTGTACTGACTTAATTACCTAAATTACTTTGCATTTCTTTCCTACACTGCCCcagttttgatttgtattctgGCGCTTTCACTGCTGTCCAGGGGCAAGTTCCTCCTCAAAAGGTTTCAGATACTCGAGAGTTACTTATCCCAAACAGAAATGcgtgtgctggtgcatgcctgtaatcctggcaggAGGAGGCGGTGGGTCACAGCAAATTCCGGGCCAGGACTAGTTAGTTCCCTAGGGAGTCCAGGTAACCCAAGGAGCTGCATGCTGAGACCTCTCCTCAACAAATAATGACCCCCAAAGAGCTTATTGCTGTGGGTGGGTAAGAGTGCATGAGTTTCCTCATTATAAGAAGAAACAATTCTTTAAAACTTACTAGCCTCATTTTTCTCCCCAATCCCTTTTGCTTACATTTTGTAGTATAACAACTTGATTATCTAAATgtgttaatattttgtttatattatacAAGCTAGTTAGGTTGCGAATAATTGATGCAGGTCCTCAGAAAAACAGCTTGTCCCCTAATGGAAATTGCCTGTGTCTTTGCAGGCGCAGTCCTCACACTTGACTGGCACTGACCTTCctcatttgttgttttctttatgtacttTCTTGGAGCATTCATGGATTTAGTATTTGGCTTGGGGGTTtttaggttttttggttttgttttgtattggttttgctttttacatttttgtttgtttttaatactgttttctcatttttgtagAGGAAATAACTTTGGAGTACTGGGTTTCTTAAATCAATCTTTGGTTGTTTACACACTATCTGCTCATTGAGTTGCACATGGAGATTTGTCTTTGAGTAGCAGCTGTCAGACATAATCCACATTAGCacacttccccttctctttgaGGGATCACATAATCCAAGAAGGCCCTGAGGAGTCCATGACCTAGGAATTGTTTTCAGTGCCATGAAGCTTAATATCGTTTATtgttagttttctgttttcagtgttaCTCTGCAGAACTCTGTGCTCATTGACTACTAGTAAACTGGTGCTGGTTTTCATATTAAGAGGAATGTGCAGCGTGAGCTATAAAATACTTTCCCATATACCCAAATAACTTGATTGCTTAGGGAGTTTAATATTAGATTTATAAGGCTTCTGTTATCTATCTATTACTAGtaatttagtcttttttttttttttttttgccagagctgaggactgaacccagggccttgtgcttgctaggcaagcgctctatcactgagctaaatccccaactccaattTAGTCTTTTATGTAGACCAAATGAAAGTATAGGCATAATAGCTGGAagagacagggtttgtttgttaAAACAGGCTGTCActttgtaaccctggctagccttgtacccttttgtagaccaggctgggttcaaagaagagatctgcctgcctttgtgtccataatgctgggattaaaggcatgtgccaccacccttgGCATCTTAGCATGAGTAGATGATTTGTTTACTTGTAACTTGAGTTTTAAAAGATTACATTAACAGTTTCCTAAGACATCACAGCTTCCATACTGGTAGAAGAGACCCAGTAGTTAACAAAAAGAGTAATAAAGTGTAGGTGCAATTAGAAGAGACACAGTAGTCtcatgtgttcacatgcacacagataggTCAAGCTTGATAATGTGGGAGATAGGATTTTATTATAGCATAGAATGGTAAGTCGGGTTTTTTCCTACAAAAGTTAAAACCTCAAATACATTGGTAAACAGGAATCGATTTTGTTACTTTTTCATCAAAAAAtaggttttcctttttaaaaattcagttttgtAGATTAAATTTGAATGACTTAGAAAACTGTACTCTTAGTGCTTTATTCCCTGGTTACCACGTAGATCATATaaaaggagacattttcttctaaaatgttaCTGTGGTTTGGGGTAGCTCATTTAAGCAGATAATATGTAAGCCACCTTAATTTAAAGtctgtgcttttaatttttagattaacattttatatttttcagataTCTTGTGAAACATTGTAATGCATGCTCTTgttttttattatcttaaaatggtttgtttttttatatcaGACTTTGAGGATTGTGTTATTTAAAtaattagctttttattaacatacTGAAGAGAGTGGCCTTTGTGAGAGATTAGAGTCCCAAAAAGCTTGTGCATAGATTGTGGAACATGCTTGTTTTAACTGTAAAAACAGCCTGTCAAATTTCATGTGGTAGATAGCATACTTGACAACTCTGCCTTGGGACATGTATATACTCACTTTGTGAAGACAGGCTGCTATGTGTAAGAACTGGGCAGATGAAGTTAATTTATATAAGTAAGGATAGATTACTAGGCATAATTGTGGGGGGTGTTACTTACTGGTGAAGAATAGTAAAGGCTTATTGGGATATTAAATCTATTATCTGTTCTacttatatttcattttgatatttgaaTATACTAATGAGTAAGAGGCTGTTTAATTGAACAAGGTTAGAAACCTAATgtctccttgtttttcttttaaagttattcCTTATTGATTTTGGTTTGGccaaaaagtacagagacaacagGACAAGGCAACACATACCATACAGAGAAGATAAAAACCTCACTGGCACTGCCCGATACGCTAGCATCAATGCACATCTTGGTATTGAGCAGAGGTAAGTCTTTTCAAATCCATAATGGAAGCAAGCTTTTGATGGCTTTTCTTGAGTTTGTATTAAAATTTCTTAGTATCTTAAGAGTGCTTCTTGGCTGAGAACTAAGGAATTGCTTTTATTGTTGTACCTTTGGTTTTTAACTAGTGCAGAGAAGCCAACTAAATTAATggggctttttattttctttcctgaaagttgtctctgGGATAGAAAGTTGAATGTCTGGTTTGGTGACACATACCTGCGATCTCAGCTGGCactaggaggctgaagcaggattagTGCTAAGAATTCAGGGCCATTCTTGGCTATATAATGAGTACCATATTAGCAGGGTCCACATTgtaagaccctatctaaaaaaggAAGGAACGAAAAAACAAAAGCCCACTAAACATGGAAGTTGGAAACATAATTAGTATTTTGGCATCTCTTTTCAGCTTAACGTAGTACCTGCTTTTTAAGTGCTGATCTTAGGCACTTCAGTGTTATGACTGTAGTTGGTAATGTGAACCTGGGAGAGTGGATCCTtgaaatgaggcagactaaagtctcatgcaataaccaactttattcagagcattagacaatttatactctgagtcACATGAGTAATttgtacaatcacaaggacaagccccACAAGCTGCgtgtggcaaaaacatgtttttccatggaggtatataaacaaaaaaatccaatagCCAGTTGTagtgaataatctgaagtaaactcctATCcctacacctgggaggagcatgaaaacacagTCCAAGAACAATGCCGTGTGTTTGAAGAGACTGAGGTCccaagactcttgttttcttggaatttttcCAAAAGCACTTTGAATCCCCTCGAATGACTCCATTTGTGGACCATGTTCCAACAACTTGAGTTTCAGGGGCGGTGAGGGTCTGTGGGTCCCTCTTATAAGGAAAATTTGGTAGGAGAGCTGAGCTGAGGGACTCgagcctgtaacccagcactttgATAGTCTGTGACAGGATTGCTTTAACTTCGAATTCAAAGTTCGTTTCAGAACAAACAAGTTATGACATTTGTAATCACCACAATGTGATTGGTAGACTGgggtctctgtgtcttcctattTCGGCACTTGAATGTTCTTTTTTTCGAGTTCCCTTCAGTTTTTGGTTAGCTTTTCTTCcctaaaagaaacaaagcaaaaagtgcTGTGTCTTTGGGTTGGAAACTTCATAGTTGGACTGtaggaagaaaaatagtaaatttcTGAATACTCTGAGATGTGCTATATGATTGCATTCACCCAAGAACGGGTATTTCCTGTCACTGGATATATTTCTTTTAGtgcatgtgtataagtgtgtacACACTTGGAGGTTGGTTTCAGCATCTCTAGAAGGGCTTTTTAGGAGTTGAAAATTAAGGCATCTCTACTACttgtttttcattattcattaacTTTTAGAGGCATATAGCTATATTgccattcatttaaaaaacaattttaagtttTCTGACAATCTTGTAAGTGGTTAATCAATCCATTTTGAACGTTATTACTTTAATTACCTATTTTAATAAGATACCAAATAGTCTTTATCTTCATTTGTGAGTGTTTTTTTCTTATGTATACTTAGTTTTTATGTTTTCCCATTATCTGCTTCATAAAATACTATTCTGTTTTCCAGTCGCCGAGATGACATGGAATCTTTAGGATATGTTTTGATGTACTTCAATAGAACCAGTCTTCCCTGGCAAGGGCTAAAGGTAAATCAGACTCCAGTTACTGAGATTGTTTTGTTTATCGTATTTGAAGGGGAAATATGAGAGGATCATCCAGGACTTGAGGAGTGGTGTGGGCCCAGTAGAGTACGAGCAACCTAGGCAGCGCAGCCTAAGGAAGGAGCCCTTGTAGTgcggggagagaaagaagaaaacaccgTGGACGGTGTCCTTTAGTGTTCCCAGAATCTGAGTTTCAGCCAAAGCTAATTTGCTTTTGCCTTTAATTTGGGGGGTAAGTTAACTGTTTGAGTAAGAAATTAGTTTAagagtaattaattaatttaactaGTTGATTAGTTAACCCTGAAGGCTTATGTTCTTTTGTGCTAGCACTCTTGGTGACAACTTGTTGAGCTGTGCTTTTTGGGTGTATGCTAATAAATCATTGGTGTAGAATTTAATAGCTATTTTGAACCTTTAAAGGAAAATAGTAAAATGCTCAGTTCTTTTGTGAGTAGCTTTATCCAATATGGACTTGATTCCACATATTATTTACTTAGCTCTCACCTACTAACTCTCTAGTATATATCTTGTCTAGTGAGTTCAACTACTGCACTTCTTTTAAGTATTAAATCCATCTTTgcactcctttttttttaacaggctgcaacaaagaaacaaaaatatgaaaagattaGTGAAAAGAAGATGTCCACTCCTGTTGAAGTTTTGTGTAAGGTAAGTAAGTATACATGATGATATTTAGAAATAATTCCCATGGCCAGGTGTGATtatatacatctttaatcccggaacttgggaggcagaggcagcctggtctaacGCAGGAATTCTAGGCAGCTCGAGTTCAAGTAGTAAGACCTGTCTAAGTAAATAAAAGCATGGGCTGGAGGACACACCTGGTCAAGAGCATGTGCCATGCCTGGTGTGGTATTGCGAttgtgcctctaatcccagtattcCAGACTCAGAGCCAGGAGTTCAGGACTGCTGGGGCTATAtagagatatcctgtctcaaaaaaacaaaaatagtatttgctgctcttctgggggatgcgagttcaattcccagcacccacattgaatGTGGTTTATAACCtgataacttcagctccagactCTTTTGGCCTTTATCCTCTCTGGGCACCAAACATATATGAAGCAGGCACagtgcacatatataaataagtatCAATCTTTTTAGTAGTTGGTATACTAATGTTGAGTAAAATGGCACAGTGAGTTAGATAGCTGCTACCCAGCCTgatagcctgagtttgatccctaagacAAGTGGTGGAAGAACCAGctccacaagttgttctctatTCCATGTGCGTGCTATAGCACATAGATATCCATACACGGACATAGTAGTACACACAAAAGTAAGAAGTAGTCATGTTAAGAGAAAAAATCAAATCCTACATTAGCAAAAAGACATCAGGTCTCAGGGTAGGGGGAATCACCCTAGTAATTTTCctagtaagacaaaaaaaaaaaaaaaaaacacattgtcTTTGTTACTGCCCTCAGAAAAAGTTCTGAATTGTGCTATAGAAAAGGTGATTTCTTTCGtaattgtcttagggtttctataaagcaacttgggaaggaggtTTATTTCTTATTAGAGCTCTCAGGCCACACTTTTGTCTCCTGAGGGAGGGAGGTCAGCAGGAATTTAAATCTGGAACCTGGAataaggaactgaagcagaaggcaGCGGAGAgctgctgcctactggcttgctccccagggcGGCACCATCCCCGCTGAGAAGAATCCTCCCACATAAATCAtgagtcaagaaaatgccccatgagTCAGTCTGCGGggagcattttctccattgacgttcctttcccagatgactagcttttgtcaagttaacaaaagaAACTAACCAGGACAACATCTTGTATACTATAGAGTGAGTAAATGGTGAATTTGGCTTAAATTCATGAGAAAACCAGGCTATAGTTGTCTTAATTGTCATAGCTTCATACAAAATACTGAAACAACATTATACATTTCCTTTTGCTTGTATTTCAGAACTTCTAACTTGGTGTTTTTGCTTTTCActcttgttttaaatattgaatCGATAGGGATTTCCTGCAGAATTTGCCATGTACTTAAATTACTGTCGTGGACTGCGCTTTGAGGAAGCTCCGGATTATATGTATCTGAGGCAGCTATTCCGCATCCTCTTCAGGTCAGTTGTTAATCTCAGAGTGGCTGCAGAGGCTGAAAGATggtttggggaggggggggcatACTGCTCTTGGGAGCAAGTCAGATTTGGTCCCACCACTCACATTGGGCAACTCGTGTGCAGAttcccccacccctgtgtgtatgtgtttacatatacataattacaaataattttgCCCTGTGCTAGTGGTTGCAGCTACAGAATAACTCTGAATCTAAGGCTTGGGAATAATAGGCTGTGTATGAGGTTGTATGTCACATCAGAAGCTgcacccataaaatctcaccagCATGCCTTCTTAAACTAAGGAATGATGAGAGCAAGAGATTCttttccctagggaagagcacaagtggtcagccctgaaaacatacataatattACACATAGTGAGCAGGTTGTACTCGTGgatgcaaggagagagagagagagagagagagatagatagatagatttatataacaataattcatgaaaaatggtcatttttttttaaagcaaggtgtATATAGGCATttttggaggaaagggaaaaattatgtaattacattaatctcaaaataaattttacaagtaaatgatttttttttcaatccttaAACAGTAATTTCAGTGATACAGAAAGAACCCTATTCAGTACCAAATAATAAGGCATTAAAATTCAGGCGTGgtggcacgtctttaatcccagcacttgggagacagaggcagacatggttctctgagttccaagccaaccaggactacacagagaaaacttgtcttgaaattatgtgctcctccctccctccccccaaaaaaggaaaaccagaaaaGAGCATTAAAATACAGAGTCTGCCAGAGGTCTCCCAGAGACTCTAGCACTTTAGGAgatagaggctggaggattgggagttcaggGCCATCTGCTGCACCACAGCTAGTTCAAGGCTCAACATTATCCTGCCTGTGTTTCAGATTCTTGAAGAAACCACCAAGTAATCCATTAGTTTCAGAAATGATGTCCCCAGGTACTAGCACCATCTCGTCCACTAGCTGACAGTTGTCTGCATGCTCCCTAGGAGGTTCTGAATGAATCTTTCTAGGTAATTGACAGCTTGAGTCACTGTAGTTGCTAATTCTGTGTTTTCACTCCTAGTATGCCCCTTTGGAGAAATTTgtattctgattttgtttttttagagagggtttcactatgtagaccaggctggcctcaaactcagtagaGCTTTGCCTTACTGaacactggggttaaaggcttgtgtcactcTGCCGGACTCCCTTGGAGACGACTTAAAAGGCAGTTTCTATTTGAAAAgttactatatttttttaaatctagtacATCAGAGTAATTAACATTTTCCTTTCAGTTGTGACATATGAGAAGTAATTATCTGAAAGTttcttagaagaagaaaaatcgTAGAAGTTACCGTGCTTATGAGAAAATACTCTTAATCTAAAGAGCCCCCTGGCTCTTTTGAGAAGTGAGCAAGCTGTTTAGCTGGCCAGCGTTATTCAAAGGTTAACACCGCGCTCTTCTTCTCTTCCAGGACGCTGAACCACCAGTACGATTACACGTTTGACTGGACCATGCTCAAGCAGAAAGCAGCACAGCAGGCAGCCTCCTCCAGTGGGCAGGGCCAGCAGGCCCAAACCCCCACAGGCAAGCAAACTGACAAAACCAAGAGTAACATGAAAGGTTAGTAGCCAAGAACCAAGGGACGTTACAGGGAAAATTCAATACAAATTGGGTAATTCATTCATTTCTAACAGTGTTAGATCAAGGAGGTGGTTTTCAAACAGAAAATTTggctttgtatttaaaaaaaaaaaaaaaaagacgtccTTGGAAAATTTGACTACTAACTTTAAACCCAAATGTCcttgttcatatatatgtatatgtatttgtatatacatatatgtgtgtatattatatcatttctctTGGGATTTTGGGTCATTTTTAACAACTGCATCTTTTTTACTCATTCATTAACCCttttccaaaataaacatttGGTGTTGGGAATATGGTATTGCCAATCAATCCAAAATCCTAGACCTAACACTTGTTGATTTTTAATACAGAATCTGGTTAGCCATGGTATTTTGACTGACTTTCAGACTAACAGTGTTTAAGATATTTGTAtattgtttgtttgcatgttaaTGCTTGAGCATTTGCTGGGGAACTGTGAACGTGATCTAATTTTAAAGGCGAGTCTTGGCACTGCCCTCAGCCTGTCTGTCTTCTCGATGGCAAGAGAACCTGTT
Proteins encoded in this region:
- the Csnk1a1 gene encoding casein kinase I isoform X1, translating into MASSSGSKAEFIVGGKYKLVRKIGSGSFGDIYLAINITNGEEVAVKLESQKARHPQLLYESKLYKILQGGVGIPHIRWYGQEKDYNVLVMDLLGPSLEDLFNFCSRRFTMKTVLMLADQMISRIEYVHTKNFIHRDIKPDNFLMGIGRHCNKCLESPVGKRKRSMTVSPSQDPSFSGLNQLFLIDFGLAKKYRDNRTRQHIPYREDKNLTGTARYASINAHLGIEQSRRDDMESLGYVLMYFNRTSLPWQGLKAATKKQKYEKISEKKMSTPVEVLCKGFPAEFAMYLNYCRGLRFEEAPDYMYLRQLFRILFRTLNHQYDYTFDWTMLKQKAAQQAASSSGQGQQAQTPTGKQTDKTKSNMKGF
- the Csnk1a1 gene encoding casein kinase I isoform X3 is translated as MASSSGSKAEFIVGGKYKLVRKIGSGSFGDIYLAINITNGEEVAVKLESQKARHPQLLYESKLYKILQGGVGIPHIRWYGQEKDYNVLVMDLLGPSLEDLFNFCSRRFTMKTVLMLADQMISRIEYVHTKNFIHRDIKPDNFLMGIGRHCNKLFLIDFGLAKKYRDNRTRQHIPYREDKNLTGTARYASINAHLGIEQSRRDDMESLGYVLMYFNRTSLPWQGLKAATKKQKYEKISEKKMSTPVEVLCKGFPAEFAMYLNYCRGLRFEEAPDYMYLRQLFRILFRTLNHQYDYTFDWTMLKQKAAQQAASSSGQGQQAQTPTGKQTDKTKSNMKGF
- the Csnk1a1 gene encoding casein kinase I isoform X4 is translated as MASSSGSKAEFIVGGKYKLVRKIGSGSFGDIYLAINITNGEEVAVKLESQKARHPQLLYESKLYKILQGGVGIPHIRWYGQEKDYNVLVMDLLGPSLEDLFNFCSRRFTMKTVLMLADQMISRIEYVHTKNFIHRDIKPDNFLMGIGRHCNKLFLIDFGLAKKYRDNRTRQHIPYREDKNLTGTARYASINAHLGIEQSRRDDMESLGYVLMYFNRTSLPWQGLKAATKKQKYEKISEKKMSTPVEVLCKGFPAEFAMYLNYCRGLRFEEAPDYMYLRQLFRILFRTLNHQYDYTFDWTMLKQKAAQQAASSSGQGQQAQTPTGKQTDKTKSNMKG